In Nitrosophilus alvini, the following are encoded in one genomic region:
- a CDS encoding TorD/DmsD family molecular chaperone, producing the protein MDNKTRAFIYAFLSRCFEKELDIKALEDLKKSVQLLELIGEDTRRWFESESLDKIVEEANVDYNTVFMINSQPVETLVLDSKAEILVGLQNPVMQFYFDHGYEVNMNQTHILAPDHLSIEMGFMQNLAFRNENRAAYNFLHKHLLEWVPPYMIGIKNLTQTPLYRDLTDFTVDYLLSDYEMLKTEFGHES; encoded by the coding sequence TTGGATAACAAAACAAGAGCTTTCATATATGCATTTTTATCAAGATGTTTCGAAAAAGAGCTGGATATCAAAGCATTAGAGGATTTAAAAAAGAGTGTTCAGCTTCTGGAGCTTATAGGTGAAGATACCAGGAGATGGTTCGAATCGGAAAGTCTTGATAAAATAGTGGAGGAAGCCAATGTAGACTATAACACGGTTTTTATGATAAACAGCCAGCCGGTTGAAACACTGGTTCTTGACAGCAAGGCTGAAATTCTTGTAGGACTTCAAAATCCTGTAATGCAGTTTTATTTCGATCACGGATATGAAGTGAATATGAATCAGACCCATATACTTGCACCCGATCATCTCTCCATAGAGATGGGGTTTATGCAAAATCTTGCATTTAGAAATGAAAACAGAGCTGCATATAATTTTTTACATAAACATCTTCTTGAATGGGTGCCACCATATATGATAGGTATAAAAAATTTGACGCAGACACCTCTTTACAGGGACTTGACAGATTTTACAGTGGATTATCTGTTGAGTGATTACGAAATGCTAAAAACCGAGTTTGGCCATGAGTCTTGA
- the rgy gene encoding reverse gyrase gives MIPLIYKGMCPNCGKDIDSDRLYKGLSCKNCLEIEVPQDQLCSVLKEGEFLKVCSLKKEVENFKEYFKKILGYDLREIQESWIKRFFLNISYALLAPTGVGKTTFGLILSSYLANKDKKSYIIFPTHLLANQAYEKLLTFGTKKDDVLFYDSKLSQKERELLKEKIKNSDFKILITTTMFLYKNFELLPKEFDFVFVDDVDSILKSAKNIDKILMLLGFSEEDIQKTLDFIVYKRALFSKGKVSQKELEEFYKKDEEIKKIASKKAANLIVSSATANPKSRRVLLFRELLGFEVSKPSIAIRNVEDVYKKSDNVLKDLIEYIKKFGKGGLVFLPSNETKDRLKETLSFLNSNSITAIGYEELDEENIEKFKKGEILVVVGIASYKNPLARGFDLPDTIRYAIFAGVPKLEFNLDITKHTNLYYFFLLLFPFFKKYLDEEKVIKISSYINYLKKVFYIKSEKLNENAKKRIEKILNFVNSLLNEDLIKKIDSSPDIFLKRNKNGFSVVTADVTGYIQASGRTSRLYVGGLTKGLSLILVDEEKAFNSLKKKVRWFSEEIEFKDIKEVDLEKIIEKVDKDRELVKKALKGELEGEKDLFKTTFMIVESPNKARTIASFYGKPIKRKIKNMEVFEIVTKNRILNIAASKGHVFDLNKEDGFHGVLKNSVFVAEYEVIDESRMDIIKALRELDLEVKEILIATDPDIEGEKIGFDIYLNSKIFNSNIKRAEFHEITKRAIEEAQERPRQIDEDLVKAQLVRRIADRWIGFEISQFLQKKFNRKTLSAGRVQSAVLEWIVKREDEVKEKDYIVRVKVEGFDIDFVFEDLHKQNEFFEKIDEIEIKYKKIEKSKLFKKPFSTDTMLFNASNELKFSPKFTMQLAQDLFEAGFITYHRTDSIRVSSAGINVAKEYIEQNFGKEFFSPRSFKTKEGAHECIRPTKPMDVDDLKEYLQINGQKTITQNHLKLYDLIFKEFIASQMRECEVEKVEAEAIFEDKRTDFSFIKKIVKDGFNKILPIETYKIDIGCMKIAEKEKFTKPKTPRFSFATLIQQMKEKGIGRPSTYAIIIQRLFERRYVYQKNGFIFATNLGKKVYGTLKSVPQIYEFVNERYTKELEELMDKIENKEADYQQILKDLYEKIKKEIHGNFV, from the coding sequence TTGATACCTTTGATCTATAAAGGAATGTGTCCAAATTGTGGTAAAGATATAGATAGTGACAGGTTGTATAAAGGGCTTTCCTGTAAAAATTGTCTAGAAATAGAGGTTCCGCAGGATCAGCTGTGTTCAGTTTTAAAAGAGGGCGAATTTTTAAAAGTTTGCTCTCTTAAAAAGGAGGTTGAAAATTTCAAAGAGTATTTTAAAAAAATTTTAGGTTATGATTTACGAGAGATCCAAGAGAGCTGGATCAAAAGGTTTTTTTTAAATATCTCTTATGCCCTTTTGGCCCCCACTGGAGTCGGAAAAACAACATTTGGTTTAATTCTCTCTTCATATTTGGCGAATAAAGATAAAAAGAGCTATATTATCTTTCCAACACATCTTTTGGCGAATCAAGCATATGAAAAGCTTTTAACTTTTGGTACTAAAAAAGATGATGTTTTATTTTATGATTCAAAGCTTTCCCAAAAAGAGAGAGAGCTTTTAAAAGAGAAAATTAAAAACAGTGATTTTAAGATACTTATCACTACAACAATGTTTTTGTATAAAAATTTTGAGCTTTTGCCCAAAGAGTTTGATTTTGTTTTTGTTGATGATGTGGATAGTATTTTAAAAAGTGCGAAAAATATAGATAAAATTCTGATGCTTTTAGGATTTTCCGAGGAGGATATCCAAAAAACTTTAGATTTTATAGTTTACAAAAGGGCTCTTTTTTCCAAAGGAAAAGTTTCACAAAAAGAGTTGGAAGAGTTTTATAAAAAAGATGAAGAAATCAAAAAAATTGCATCAAAAAAAGCAGCGAATTTAATAGTATCAAGTGCAACTGCAAACCCAAAATCCAGAAGAGTTTTACTCTTTAGAGAGCTATTGGGGTTTGAGGTAAGTAAGCCTAGTATTGCAATTAGAAATGTTGAAGATGTTTATAAAAAAAGTGACAATGTTTTAAAGGATTTAATTGAGTATATAAAAAAATTTGGAAAGGGAGGACTTGTTTTTCTTCCTTCAAATGAAACAAAAGATAGATTAAAGGAGACCCTCTCTTTTTTAAATAGTAACTCCATAACGGCAATTGGTTATGAAGAGTTGGATGAAGAAAATATAGAAAAATTTAAAAAAGGTGAAATTTTAGTAGTTGTTGGAATTGCAAGTTATAAAAACCCGTTGGCAAGAGGTTTTGATCTGCCCGATACTATTAGATATGCTATATTTGCCGGCGTTCCAAAGTTGGAATTTAATCTTGATATAACAAAACATACAAATTTATACTATTTTTTTCTTCTGCTGTTTCCTTTTTTTAAAAAATATCTTGATGAAGAAAAAGTTATTAAAATCTCTTCGTATATTAACTATCTAAAAAAAGTTTTTTATATAAAAAGTGAAAAACTAAACGAAAATGCAAAAAAGAGAATAGAAAAGATTTTAAATTTTGTAAATTCCCTGTTAAATGAAGATCTGATAAAAAAAATCGATAGTTCACCGGATATCTTTTTAAAGAGAAACAAAAACGGTTTTAGTGTTGTCACTGCCGATGTTACTGGATATATTCAAGCCAGCGGAAGAACTAGCAGGCTTTATGTGGGAGGACTTACAAAAGGTTTGTCTCTTATACTGGTAGATGAGGAAAAGGCATTTAACTCCCTTAAAAAGAAAGTAAGATGGTTTAGCGAAGAGATAGAGTTTAAAGATATTAAAGAGGTTGATTTAGAAAAAATCATTGAAAAGGTTGATAAAGACAGAGAGCTTGTAAAAAAAGCTTTAAAAGGGGAGTTGGAAGGGGAAAAAGATCTTTTTAAAACAACTTTTATGATAGTCGAATCTCCAAATAAAGCAAGGACTATTGCATCTTTTTATGGGAAACCTATAAAAAGAAAAATTAAAAATATGGAAGTTTTTGAGATTGTCACAAAAAACAGAATTTTAAATATTGCTGCATCAAAGGGGCATGTTTTTGATCTAAATAAAGAAGATGGATTCCACGGTGTTTTAAAAAATAGTGTATTTGTTGCCGAATATGAAGTGATTGATGAGAGCAGGATGGATATAATCAAAGCTTTAAGGGAGTTGGATTTAGAGGTAAAAGAGATTTTAATAGCGACTGATCCTGATATTGAAGGAGAAAAGATAGGGTTTGATATATATCTAAACTCAAAAATTTTCAACTCAAATATTAAAAGAGCAGAGTTTCATGAAATTACTAAAAGAGCGATAGAAGAGGCTCAAGAGAGACCAAGGCAGATAGATGAAGATCTAGTAAAAGCTCAGCTAGTAAGGAGAATTGCAGATAGATGGATAGGGTTTGAGATATCGCAATTTTTACAAAAAAAGTTTAACAGAAAGACTTTAAGTGCCGGAAGAGTCCAAAGTGCGGTATTAGAATGGATAGTAAAAAGAGAGGATGAGGTAAAGGAAAAAGATTATATTGTAAGAGTTAAAGTTGAAGGTTTTGATATAGATTTTGTTTTTGAAGATCTTCATAAGCAAAATGAGTTTTTTGAAAAAATAGATGAGATAGAGATAAAATATAAAAAAATAGAAAAATCCAAACTTTTTAAAAAACCTTTTTCAACAGATACTATGCTTTTTAATGCTTCAAATGAACTGAAATTTTCTCCAAAATTTACAATGCAGCTCGCACAAGACCTTTTTGAAGCAGGATTTATAACATATCATAGAACGGACTCTATCAGAGTTTCAAGTGCGGGGATAAATGTTGCAAAAGAGTACATTGAACAAAATTTTGGAAAGGAGTTTTTTTCTCCAAGAAGTTTTAAAACCAAAGAGGGCGCACATGAGTGTATAAGACCTACAAAGCCTATGGATGTTGATGATTTGAAAGAGTATCTGCAAATAAATGGACAAAAAACTATAACTCAAAATCATTTAAAACTTTACGATCTTATTTTTAAAGAATTTATAGCTTCACAAATGAGAGAGTGTGAAGTAGAAAAAGTTGAAGCTGAGGCTATTTTTGAAGATAAAAGAACGGACTTTTCATTTATAAAAAAGATCGTCAAAGATGGTTTTAACAAAATTTTGCCTATCGAGACATATAAAATTGATATAGGGTGTATGAAAATAGCAGAAAAAGAGAAATTTACAAAACCAAAAACTCCTAGATTCAGTTTTGCTACGCTAATTCAGCAGATGAAAGAAAAAGGTATAGGAAGGCCTTCAACTTATGCCATAATCATTCAAAGACTCTTTGAAAGAAGATACGTCTATCAAAAAAACGGTTTTATATTTGCCACAAATTTGGGTAAAAAAGTTTATGGAACTTTAAAAAGCGTCCCTCAAATTTATGAGTTTGTGAATGAGAGATATACAAAAGAGTTAGAAGAATTAATGGATAAAATTGAAAATAAAGAGGCAGATTATCAACAGATATTAAAAGACCTATATGAAAAGATAAAGAAGGAGATACATGGAAACTTTGTATGA
- a CDS encoding SDR family NAD(P)-dependent oxidoreductase, producing MRVFITGIGSGIGEALAKEYLKRGDEVYALGRYKPKTLENEDNLYFRRLDLFAHEKIEKELLELLPECIDIAILNAGMLGDIKDMSETSLYELKTVMDLNVWSNKVILDFFKNINIKQVVAISSGAAVNGSRGWSGYSISKAALNMLIKLYAREMSNTHLSALAPGLVATPMLGHILENIDEEKYPSVKRLKESPKLSPEESAKMLIETFVKLLKYESGEFHDVRRMD from the coding sequence ATGAGAGTTTTTATAACAGGGATAGGTTCCGGTATTGGGGAAGCTTTGGCAAAAGAGTATCTCAAGCGCGGAGATGAGGTATACGCTCTTGGCCGTTACAAACCAAAGACTTTGGAAAATGAAGATAACCTGTATTTTAGAAGATTGGATCTTTTCGCTCACGAAAAAATAGAAAAAGAACTTTTGGAACTACTGCCTGAGTGTATTGATATAGCCATACTTAATGCGGGGATGCTTGGTGACATAAAAGATATGAGCGAAACGAGTCTGTATGAGCTGAAAACCGTTATGGATTTGAATGTATGGTCAAATAAAGTTATTCTTGATTTTTTTAAAAATATAAATATAAAGCAGGTAGTCGCGATATCCAGTGGAGCTGCGGTAAACGGCAGCAGAGGCTGGAGTGGATATAGTATCAGCAAAGCTGCACTAAATATGCTGATAAAACTTTATGCCCGTGAAATGTCAAATACACATTTAAGTGCGCTTGCCCCGGGGCTAGTTGCCACACCTATGCTTGGTCACATACTTGAAAATATAGATGAAGAGAAGTATCCTTCTGTCAAAAGACTCAAAGAGAGTCCAAAGCTTTCGCCCGAGGAGAGCGCAAAGATGTTGATAGAGACTTTTGTGAAACTGTTAAAATATGAAAGCGGAGAGTTTCATGATGTAAGAAGGATGGATTAG
- the ppk2 gene encoding polyphosphate kinase 2 produces METLYEDLYFLKERISEPELKAKLESLEDKIHKLRTKTGLKLLVKKKKISKALREVEYEEELKRLQIELIKMQNWIYENKKRLMIIFEGRDAAGKGGAIKRFTEHLNPRKYRVVALPKPSEVEAGQFYFQRYFKHLPNPGEIVFFDRSWYNRAIVEPAFGFCTQEQYEKFIKEVPEIEHALIDDGIIMIKFWFSISKETQKRRFEERMKNPLKQWKLSSVDIKAQKLWDKITFYKEEMFSKTHTTYSPWIIVNSNNKKLARLESIRYVLSQIPYDGKEKSRTSLHPDPDIVQRYHRRSIQIDA; encoded by the coding sequence ATGGAAACTTTGTATGAGGATTTATATTTTTTAAAAGAGAGAATCAGTGAGCCAGAGCTCAAAGCAAAACTTGAATCTTTGGAAGATAAGATTCATAAGCTTAGAACAAAAACGGGTCTGAAGCTTTTAGTTAAAAAGAAAAAGATTTCAAAAGCGTTAAGAGAAGTTGAATACGAAGAGGAGTTAAAAAGGCTGCAGATTGAGCTTATAAAGATGCAAAACTGGATATATGAAAATAAAAAAAGACTTATGATTATTTTTGAGGGAAGAGATGCCGCAGGAAAAGGTGGAGCTATAAAAAGATTTACCGAACATTTGAATCCCAGAAAATACAGAGTCGTAGCCCTTCCTAAACCTTCTGAAGTGGAAGCGGGCCAGTTCTATTTTCAAAGATATTTTAAACATCTCCCAAATCCGGGTGAAATTGTTTTTTTCGACAGAAGCTGGTACAACCGAGCTATAGTTGAACCTGCGTTTGGCTTTTGCACCCAAGAACAGTATGAAAAGTTTATCAAAGAGGTGCCAGAAATTGAGCATGCACTCATTGATGACGGAATAATTATGATAAAGTTCTGGTTCAGTATTTCAAAAGAGACCCAGAAAAGAAGATTTGAAGAGAGGATGAAAAATCCTTTGAAGCAATGGAAATTGAGTTCCGTTGATATTAAGGCACAGAAACTATGGGATAAAATCACTTTTTACAAAGAAGAGATGTTTTCAAAAACACATACAACCTATAGTCCTTGGATTATAGTGAATTCCAATAACAAAAAACTGGCAAGACTTGAATCCATAAGATATGTCTTGTCGCAGATTCCGTATGATGGAAAAGAGAAATCAAGGACTTCTTTGCATCCTGACCCTGATATAGTTCAGAGATATCATAGAAGAAGCATTCAGATAGATGCCTGA
- a CDS encoding KaiC domain-containing protein translates to MAQEDEIRYKEPEVIKEGVLVGSKALEKAPELEGVPTGIEGLDELFFTVKEVNGKLKQMPLGGIPKYSVFNLTGVNDTGKSLMVEQFAVEQARKGQKVAFITVETPANFVIASIKYRALAMGYDFSKFEDNIIMIDAASHTPLRENVPDLLATLAYAIKTYKINYTVIDSVTGLFENREMMARAIVRRVFNFMKKWYQTALFVSQKRSGHEELSAEAAGGYAVGHIVDGTMVLAKEMITSAYAARIYNANIGDLVRLFRIDGCRMSGHDTRTHFMEISETGIVKILESIGK, encoded by the coding sequence ATGGCACAAGAAGATGAAATTCGTTATAAAGAGCCAGAAGTTATTAAAGAAGGGGTTTTGGTTGGAAGTAAAGCTTTAGAAAAGGCTCCGGAGTTAGAAGGGGTTCCAACTGGAATTGAAGGACTTGATGAACTTTTTTTTACAGTAAAAGAGGTAAATGGCAAATTAAAGCAGATGCCTCTTGGAGGGATACCAAAATATAGTGTTTTTAACTTAACCGGGGTTAATGATACCGGAAAGTCATTAATGGTTGAACAGTTTGCAGTAGAGCAGGCAAGGAAGGGTCAAAAAGTAGCTTTTATTACAGTTGAGACTCCTGCAAATTTTGTTATAGCATCAATTAAATATAGAGCATTGGCAATGGGCTACGATTTTAGTAAATTTGAAGATAATATTATTATGATAGATGCAGCCTCACACACACCTCTGAGAGAAAATGTCCCGGATCTCTTAGCAACTTTAGCTTATGCAATAAAAACATATAAAATAAATTACACAGTTATAGATTCTGTTACCGGGCTTTTTGAAAACAGAGAGATGATGGCAAGAGCAATTGTTAGAAGAGTCTTTAATTTTATGAAAAAATGGTATCAAACGGCACTTTTTGTATCTCAAAAAAGAAGTGGTCACGAGGAACTGAGTGCAGAAGCTGCCGGGGGGTATGCAGTGGGCCATATTGTTGATGGAACAATGGTTTTGGCGAAGGAGATGATAACAAGTGCATACGCCGCTAGGATTTATAATGCAAATATTGGTGATTTGGTAAGACTTTTTAGGATAGATGGATGTAGGATGAGCGGACATGATACAAGAACACATTTTATGGAGATAAGCGAAACCGGAATTGTTAAGATTTTGGAATCAATTGGGAAGTAG
- a CDS encoding heme-binding domain-containing protein — MGIFLRMCAIFLGIFAVFQFIPTYEKINPEIDSFLEIKAPKNVMQIFKRSCYDCHSNETRWPWYSDVAPMSWIVRRDVVNGRRALNFSEWENYDEEKKKELKKQIYRSVAFAMPIPQYLWTHPEAKLSDDDKLIIRKWASGGSGYMHYEVR, encoded by the coding sequence ATGGGAATATTTTTAAGAATGTGCGCTATTTTTCTTGGGATTTTTGCGGTTTTTCAGTTTATACCCACATATGAAAAAATAAATCCAGAAATTGACAGTTTTTTGGAAATAAAAGCTCCCAAAAATGTTATGCAGATTTTCAAACGCTCCTGTTACGACTGCCACTCAAATGAAACAAGATGGCCATGGTACAGTGATGTAGCGCCGATGTCATGGATAGTAAGACGTGATGTTGTAAACGGTAGGAGGGCACTTAATTTCAGTGAATGGGAAAATTACGACGAAGAAAAGAAAAAGGAGCTGAAAAAACAGATATATAGAAGCGTTGCGTTTGCTATGCCGATACCCCAGTATTTATGGACGCATCCTGAAGCAAAACTCAGTGATGATGACAAGTTGATCATAAGAAAATGGGCGAGTGGAGGAAGCGGATATATGCACTATGAAGTCAGATAG
- a CDS encoding bacterio-opsin activator, with protein MAIILTGTGLDIDEKGLERLVERVFYKSIDLLGGLKKLTEFRTLTWLPSLARAAFAIVLREEYLKTEDDIADYVGLTRNTVRNILRADPDAAIYKIEHFDELTEEEKKEMKVHTAGGVAKLAYKLVKEGQDSQTMLDFCHEIAGEAIKAAKCEAPWAYIVLKNTKGISYPIVDSSELERMLKEVDIKGINGSEVAKGLTYPIKNPAILLHEIKEYLQMKGV; from the coding sequence ATGGCGATTATACTGACCGGAACGGGGCTTGATATAGATGAAAAAGGATTAGAGAGATTGGTAGAGAGAGTTTTTTACAAATCTATAGATCTTCTTGGTGGGTTAAAAAAACTTACAGAGTTTAGAACTCTTACTTGGCTTCCATCTCTTGCCAGGGCTGCTTTTGCAATAGTTTTAAGAGAGGAGTATCTAAAAACGGAGGATGATATAGCCGATTATGTGGGACTTACCAGAAATACGGTTAGAAATATCCTAAGAGCAGATCCTGATGCAGCAATATATAAGATAGAGCATTTTGATGAACTGACTGAAGAAGAGAAAAAAGAGATGAAAGTTCATACTGCAGGTGGAGTTGCAAAACTTGCATATAAGCTTGTAAAAGAGGGGCAAGACTCTCAAACGATGCTCGATTTTTGCCATGAGATTGCCGGTGAAGCGATAAAAGCTGCAAAATGTGAAGCCCCATGGGCATATATAGTGCTTAAAAATACCAAAGGTATCTCTTATCCGATTGTAGATTCAAGTGAACTTGAGAGGATGTTAAAAGAGGTGGATATTAAGGGAATAAACGGAAGTGAAGTTGCAAAAGGATTAACATATCCTATAAAAAATCCGGCGATTCTTTTGCATGAGATTAAAGAGTATCTGCAAATGAAAGGGGTATAG
- a CDS encoding HdeD family acid-resistance protein — MKFFMFDEEMLKKLDGYAMVTGTSFIAIGCIGILTALFFRPSIDIALGILFLSSGIAALLSFYKNCSAANMVLLQPIILVVAGLVFLSYPVKNDTVILMTLIFYFFLDGFAKTAIAVSLKPLKKWRLLFYGGVVSIMLAIFILVGWPLTTLWILIILASANLLFDGSALLLFALSLKKELENSI, encoded by the coding sequence ATGAAATTTTTCATGTTCGATGAAGAGATGCTCAAAAAACTTGACGGATATGCAATGGTAACGGGCACCTCTTTTATTGCAATAGGATGTATAGGGATTTTGACCGCACTTTTTTTCAGACCTTCCATAGATATTGCTCTGGGCATTCTTTTTCTATCTTCAGGCATAGCTGCTTTGCTCTCCTTTTACAAAAACTGTTCAGCGGCGAATATGGTACTTCTTCAGCCAATAATTCTTGTTGTTGCCGGACTCGTATTTCTCTCATATCCTGTAAAAAACGATACAGTTATTCTAATGACACTGATTTTTTATTTCTTCCTTGACGGATTTGCAAAAACTGCAATCGCAGTCTCTTTAAAACCTTTAAAAAAGTGGCGGCTACTTTTCTACGGAGGGGTCGTCTCAATTATGCTTGCTATATTTATTCTGGTGGGATGGCCTCTTACAACATTGTGGATACTTATTATTCTGGCAAGTGCGAACCTACTTTTTGACGGTTCCGCGCTTCTTTTATTCGCACTCTCACTGAAAAAAGAGCTGGAAAACTCTATCTGA
- a CDS encoding 4Fe-4S binding protein: protein MSLDYKQNTNLFEFDYLKCLRTDYFHNDCKECLDICPEDAIGFVRGRLRLLEDKCTNCAVCIGVCPSEALSVEFFDPDSYIVEAAQKDSLKLSCKEETPCLSVFDVHHFISGALRCGEIICDLSHCAECNLNIEGKTFESINERIEEAKSFIEALGVDAVIKTESGEKHKERRAFFKKIFTAAKELSRENNDLKSLQNAVNRVPVKHTILKNSIKQNIESIQNTQINRNFSFIRDKEISYDLCDNCGECVQFCPTDALFYASEGTSIWFMSGKCIACGICNDICKPGAVSDKEGFDLVEFAFDRGKELVRHKLEICRECRTPFPYKSGELLCQRCKEFAHKYEDIFKLASDIED, encoded by the coding sequence ATGAGTCTTGATTATAAACAAAATACAAATCTTTTTGAGTTTGACTATCTAAAATGTCTAAGAACCGACTACTTTCATAACGATTGCAAAGAGTGCCTGGATATCTGTCCCGAAGATGCTATAGGGTTTGTCAGAGGAAGACTCAGGCTTCTTGAAGACAAATGTACCAACTGTGCCGTATGTATAGGCGTATGCCCTTCCGAAGCGCTGAGTGTAGAGTTTTTTGACCCTGATAGCTATATAGTCGAAGCTGCTCAAAAGGACTCTCTTAAACTATCCTGCAAGGAAGAGACGCCGTGTCTCAGTGTTTTTGATGTTCACCACTTTATATCAGGTGCTTTGAGGTGTGGCGAAATTATATGTGACTTGTCGCATTGTGCAGAGTGTAATCTGAATATTGAGGGAAAAACTTTTGAATCAATAAACGAGAGGATAGAAGAAGCGAAAAGTTTTATAGAAGCGCTTGGTGTTGATGCCGTTATAAAAACGGAAAGTGGAGAAAAGCATAAAGAAAGAAGAGCCTTTTTCAAGAAAATTTTTACGGCGGCAAAAGAGCTTTCACGAGAAAACAATGATCTTAAATCTTTGCAAAACGCCGTTAACAGAGTGCCTGTCAAACATACAATTTTAAAAAACTCTATAAAGCAAAATATTGAGAGTATTCAAAACACTCAAATCAACAGAAACTTCTCCTTTATCCGCGATAAAGAGATAAGTTACGATTTGTGCGACAATTGCGGCGAATGTGTACAATTTTGTCCGACAGATGCCCTTTTTTATGCCAGCGAAGGGACATCTATCTGGTTTATGAGCGGAAAATGTATCGCCTGCGGTATATGCAACGATATATGCAAGCCGGGAGCCGTCAGTGACAAAGAGGGGTTTGATCTTGTTGAGTTTGCATTTGACAGGGGGAAAGAACTTGTAAGACACAAACTTGAAATATGCCGTGAGTGCAGAACACCTTTTCCTTATAAAAGCGGAGAGCTTCTCTGTCAAAGATGTAAAGAGTTTGCCCATAAATATGAAGATATTTTTAAATTGGCCAGTGATATAGAAGATTGA
- a CDS encoding ethylbenzene dehydrogenase-related protein codes for MKKIVQISAALSLAASALLAETVLAVKVDTDLSGFKCKDEAVKLAKFTEVALYPQTTIKLNDKKANELNSANKAKRVQVAALYDGKNIALILRWPDKTRTVQQGYKSDVYGDGFAVQFATKFDEPEKLPYIGMGSDGRPVVIYLQKAVAKVYEPNADGVVGYQVNPHNTNRFGEDLEKFEKRVEQLAIRDYQKAFVSEGFRSMTEIKDKSAKYSADMHYVDAKKMWGGAVVRPLKDEYANLDKGAIPVALAVWDGEKLQRDGQKYLSGWIAVKLVGKTGGNRLAEVVNEKAKGDVAKGKELSMQNCASCHKFPGSSAPEYMAPDLSNIGGQATAAYIRESIVDPNAVVVPGYNRNSHPNFQWYMTDDKGNRTSTMPPFDYLDKQSIEDIVAFMQTLKAEVEK; via the coding sequence ATGAAAAAGATAGTACAGATATCAGCAGCCCTCAGCCTGGCTGCATCGGCTCTGCTTGCCGAAACGGTGCTCGCGGTAAAGGTTGATACTGATTTGAGCGGCTTCAAATGTAAAGACGAGGCTGTAAAACTTGCTAAATTTACTGAAGTTGCACTCTATCCGCAGACCACTATAAAGCTAAACGACAAAAAAGCAAACGAACTTAACAGTGCCAACAAAGCAAAAAGAGTGCAGGTTGCTGCTCTTTATGACGGGAAGAATATTGCGCTTATTTTGAGATGGCCCGATAAAACAAGAACCGTACAGCAAGGATATAAAAGCGATGTTTACGGTGACGGTTTTGCAGTTCAGTTTGCGACAAAATTTGATGAGCCTGAAAAACTTCCCTATATAGGTATGGGAAGCGACGGAAGGCCTGTTGTAATATATCTTCAAAAAGCTGTTGCAAAGGTGTATGAGCCAAATGCGGACGGTGTTGTAGGATACCAGGTAAACCCTCATAATACAAACAGATTTGGAGAAGACCTTGAAAAGTTTGAAAAAAGGGTAGAACAACTGGCTATCAGAGACTATCAGAAAGCTTTTGTCTCCGAGGGTTTCCGCTCCATGACAGAAATAAAAGACAAAAGTGCAAAATATAGTGCCGATATGCATTATGTAGATGCAAAGAAGATGTGGGGCGGGGCTGTCGTAAGACCCCTAAAAGACGAATATGCAAACCTTGACAAAGGGGCAATACCGGTAGCTCTTGCAGTATGGGACGGTGAGAAACTTCAAAGAGACGGACAGAAATATCTTTCCGGTTGGATTGCGGTAAAACTTGTAGGTAAAACCGGCGGAAACAGACTTGCAGAAGTTGTTAACGAAAAAGCAAAGGGCGATGTGGCAAAAGGGAAAGAACTCTCTATGCAAAACTGTGCCTCGTGCCATAAATTTCCAGGTTCGTCTGCTCCGGAATATATGGCGCCAGACCTCTCCAATATAGGAGGACAGGCTACTGCAGCATATATAAGAGAATCTATTGTTGATCCGAATGCTGTAGTGGTTCCGGGATACAACAGAAATTCACATCCGAATTTTCAGTGGTATATGACCGATGACAAGGGAAACAGAACTTCTACTATGCCTCCTTTTGATTACCTGGATAAACAGAGCATAGAGGATATCGTGGCATTTATGCAGACTCTGAAAGCGGAGGTGGAAAAATGA